One region of Lathamus discolor isolate bLatDis1 chromosome 2, bLatDis1.hap1, whole genome shotgun sequence genomic DNA includes:
- the LRRC72 gene encoding leucine-rich repeat-containing protein 72, which produces MAAGPPRGSSGRGSGSAWGGLGRGKPRTCGSGCEPCRRLRSVGCGLRGCLPQRQGFLFSGEGVRCQRGRLAALCRPQAEGRTSTHLVLSHRYCYPDLLHNPLAQDPGYWLYVVHLFPSVQLLDRKSVTQRERESALHLYHYKRSGVMQSMAFGKRVDTLLETTVGSSKCTQPARRVMMPSGSEFGNQRNKEPFENPEDAILLRAVARSVMEFSYVDWNNVATSQERRLENKAAAEACKKLTVRFR; this is translated from the exons ATGGCAGCGGGGCCGCCTCGGGGCTCCTCCGGCAGAGGCAGCGGCTCTGCCTGGGGAGGACTTGGCCGGGGGAAGCCGCGCACCTGCGGAAGCGGCTGCGAGCCCTGCCGGCGCCTGCG AAGTGTGGGGTGCGGCCTCCGTGGCTGCCTGCCGCAGCGCCAGGGATTCCTGTTCTCTGGAGAAGGTGTGCGCTGCCAGCGGGGGCGGCTGGCAGCCCTGTGCCGTCCGCAGGCAGAGGGGCGGACTTCAACACACTTGGTGCTGTCGCACAGATATTGTTACCCAG ACCTATTGCATAACCCACTGGCGCAAGACCCAGGCTACTGGCTTTATGTGGTACATCTCTTTCCTTCAGTACAGCTCCTTGACAGGAAGT CAGTTacacaaagagaaagggagTCGGCACTTCATCTTTATCACTACAAAAGGTCTGGTGTCATGCAGTCCATGGCTTTTGGAAAGAGAGTAGATACACTCCTGGAGACTACAGTAGGATCTAGCAAATGCACTCAGCCAGCCAGAAGAGTGATGATGCCCTCAG GTTCTGAATTTGGAAATCAGAGAAATAA AGAACCATTTGAGAACCCTGAAGATGCCATTTTACTTCGGGCAGTGGCAAGATCCGTAATGGAATTTTCCTATGTTGACTGGAACAATGTAGCCACCTCTCAAGAAAGACGGCTcgaaaacaaagcagcagcagaagcctgTAAGAAGCTGACAGTCCGATTTAGATGA